Proteins encoded by one window of Anaerosalibacter sp. Marseille-P3206:
- a CDS encoding D-alanyl-D-alanine carboxypeptidase family protein codes for MYFIFKNRKYFSCFLGIIIVFTSINLAFAEPSLDIKGKSAILMDFNTGEILYENNSNEKLPPASITKIMVLLIAMESIEKGVIKLTDEVVVTSNAAGMGGSQVYLEEGEIQTVESLLKAICLRSANDASVALAEHISGSEEIFAKKMNERATQLGMKNTNFKNVSGLPSEDHYTTAYDIALMSRELLKHPKIHEWLTLWMAEMKVGKNKDVVQGLVNTNRLVKEYEGANGVKTGFTNEAGFCLSGSAKRGNLQLISVIMGCETSKLRFEETKRMLDYGFATYDSVTIGKKGDVVGKILLEKGKKNEVNVIFEKDVFVLLPKGSQSNLGREYILPKSLIAPIEKNSKLGELVITLDGKIVDRINLVSSETVESANFADMFKVMFNNLIHK; via the coding sequence GTGTATTTTATATTCAAAAATAGAAAATATTTTTCATGTTTTCTAGGGATTATAATAGTTTTTACATCAATTAATTTAGCTTTTGCAGAACCTTCCTTAGATATAAAAGGTAAGTCTGCAATTCTTATGGATTTCAATACAGGTGAAATACTTTATGAAAATAATTCTAATGAAAAACTACCTCCAGCCAGCATAACTAAAATAATGGTTCTTTTAATTGCTATGGAATCAATTGAAAAAGGGGTAATTAAACTCACGGATGAAGTAGTAGTAACATCGAATGCTGCTGGCATGGGTGGTAGTCAAGTATATCTTGAAGAAGGAGAAATACAAACAGTTGAAAGTTTGTTAAAAGCCATATGTTTAAGATCAGCTAACGATGCAAGCGTAGCGCTAGCTGAACATATATCAGGAAGTGAAGAAATTTTTGCAAAAAAAATGAATGAAAGAGCAACTCAATTAGGTATGAAAAACACAAATTTTAAAAATGTATCAGGGTTACCATCAGAGGATCATTATACTACTGCTTATGATATTGCATTGATGAGTAGGGAGCTTTTAAAACATCCTAAAATTCATGAGTGGTTAACATTATGGATGGCAGAAATGAAAGTTGGTAAGAATAAAGATGTTGTTCAAGGTTTAGTTAACACCAATAGACTTGTTAAGGAATATGAAGGAGCTAATGGTGTAAAAACAGGTTTTACAAATGAAGCAGGATTTTGCCTTTCTGGATCAGCAAAACGTGGTAATTTACAATTGATTTCTGTTATAATGGGATGTGAAACAAGTAAGTTAAGATTTGAAGAGACTAAGAGAATGTTAGATTATGGTTTTGCTACTTATGATTCTGTAACTATAGGTAAAAAAGGAGATGTAGTTGGGAAAATTTTACTTGAAAAAGGGAAGAAAAATGAGGTTAATGTTATTTTTGAAAAAGATGTGTTTGTATTATTGCCTAAAGGATCCCAATCAAACCTTGGAAGGGAATATATATTACCTAAGTCTTTGATTGCTCCCATCGAAAAAAACAGTAAATTAGGTGAATTGGTTATAACATTGGATGGAAAAATAGTTGATAGAATCAATTTAGTATCTAGTGAAACTGTAGAAAGTGCTAATTTTGCAGATATGTTTAAAGTGATGTTTAACAACTTGATACATAAATAA
- the xerD gene encoding site-specific tyrosine recombinase XerD: MDEVIYGYSCYLKDERELSQNTLESYIRDLEQFKEYLNSNSSFDLMSANKTIIITYLMYLQKDGKATSTISRNLASIRSFYQYLINKDFIREDPTYNLHSPKGERKVPDILTPKEVDLLLSQPDVGDFKGSRDKAMLELLYATGIRVSELIDLNINDINFEIGYIALRGDSLQERAIPVGKLAIDSLKLYINEYRSQVLRNVRETAVFLNFQGKRLTRQGFWKIIKYYTGNTNINKKITPQTLRHSFAVHLLQNGADLKSVQEMLGHSDISTTQMYSFATNDKKLREVYKKAHPRA, translated from the coding sequence ATGGATGAGGTTATTTACGGTTATAGTTGCTATTTAAAAGATGAAAGAGAATTATCCCAAAACACATTAGAATCGTATATTAGGGATTTGGAGCAATTTAAGGAATACCTAAATAGTAATAGTTCTTTTGATTTAATGAGCGCTAATAAAACCATAATAATTACGTATTTAATGTATTTGCAAAAAGATGGCAAAGCTACTTCAACTATATCTCGAAATCTTGCTTCTATAAGATCTTTTTATCAATATTTAATTAATAAAGATTTTATAAGAGAAGATCCTACTTATAATCTTCATTCACCTAAGGGAGAAAGGAAAGTACCTGATATTCTTACACCAAAGGAGGTTGATTTGTTACTTTCACAACCGGATGTTGGTGACTTTAAAGGTTCAAGGGACAAGGCTATGTTGGAATTATTATATGCAACTGGGATAAGAGTTTCAGAATTGATAGATTTAAATATTAATGATATAAATTTTGAAATAGGATATATAGCCTTAAGAGGAGATAGTTTACAAGAAAGGGCTATACCAGTTGGAAAACTTGCAATAGATAGTCTTAAACTATATATTAATGAGTATAGATCACAAGTATTAAGAAATGTTAGAGAAACAGCTGTTTTTTTAAATTTTCAGGGAAAAAGATTGACAAGACAAGGTTTTTGGAAAATAATAAAGTATTATACAGGAAACACTAACATAAACAAAAAGATTACTCCACAGACATTAAGACATTCATTTGCAGTTCATTTGCTACAAAATGGAGCTGATTTAAAGTCAGTTCAAGAGATGTTAGGCCACTCTGACATTTCAACAACACAAATGTATTCATTTGCAACTAATGACAAGAAACTTAGAGAAGTTTATAAAAAAGCACATCCAAGAGCATAG
- a CDS encoding purine-nucleoside phosphorylase — protein MNLLDKINESKEYIMTKLDKKPKVGMILGSGLGDMAEKIEKPIYINYNEIPNFPVSTVEGHKGRLVIGNLEGKVVVAMQGRFHFYEGYELEEVTFPIRVMKAIGVETILVTNAAGGANKDFNPGDLMLITDHINFTGKNPLLGKNYDELGPRFLDMSKAYDTKLMDIAKKTANDIGISLREGVYMWFSGPTYETPSEVKLASILGADAVGMSTVPEVIVARHGGMKVLGISCITNMAAGILDQPLNHEEVVETSARVKETFQSLVMGIVKNID, from the coding sequence ATGAACTTATTAGATAAGATTAATGAAAGTAAAGAGTATATAATGACAAAGTTAGATAAAAAACCAAAAGTAGGTATGATTTTAGGGTCTGGATTAGGAGATATGGCAGAGAAAATTGAAAAGCCAATATATATAAATTATAATGAAATACCTAATTTTCCTGTATCTACAGTAGAAGGCCATAAAGGTAGATTGGTAATAGGTAATTTGGAAGGAAAAGTAGTTGTAGCTATGCAAGGAAGGTTTCATTTTTATGAAGGTTATGAATTAGAGGAAGTGACTTTTCCAATTAGGGTTATGAAAGCTATAGGAGTTGAAACTATTTTGGTTACCAATGCAGCAGGGGGAGCTAATAAAGACTTCAATCCAGGAGATTTAATGTTAATTACTGACCATATTAACTTTACAGGTAAAAACCCACTGCTTGGTAAAAATTATGATGAATTGGGGCCTAGGTTTTTAGATATGTCTAAAGCATACGATACTAAACTTATGGATATAGCTAAAAAAACAGCTAATGATATAGGCATTAGCCTAAGAGAGGGAGTTTATATGTGGTTTTCAGGCCCAACATATGAAACACCTTCAGAAGTCAAGTTAGCAAGTATTCTAGGAGCGGATGCTGTAGGGATGTCTACAGTTCCAGAAGTTATAGTAGCAAGGCATGGCGGTATGAAAGTTTTAGGAATATCTTGTATTACTAATATGGCAGCAGGAATATTGGATCAGCCACTTAATCATGAAGAAGTAGTTGAAACATCTGCAAGAGTAAAAGAAACCTTTCAAAGTTTAGTTATGGGAATTGTTAAGAATATTGATTAG
- a CDS encoding pyrimidine-nucleoside phosphorylase, protein MRMYDIIKNKRDGIELSTKEINFFIENYTSGNIPDYQAAALLMAIYCNKMNKRETLDLTKAMINSGDTVDLSHIKGIKVDKHSTGGVGDKTTIALGPMVASCGIPFVKMSGRGLGHTGGTLDKLESIKDFKVELSSKDFFEAANNINIAICSQTANITPADKKLYSLRDVTATVENISLIAGSIMSKKLAIGSDAIVLDVKVGSGAFMKDLDSALTLAKEMVDLGTGFGRETVAIVTNMDEPLGYAVGNALEVKEAIETLKGNGPKDFYELCLSLGTKLLLLAKRCENESEARELLIDTVDSGRAYKKLLEFVENQGGDISYIENTKLLPKANYIVEVKSDTDGFIKSMNAEKVGECSLILGAGRETKESKIDLSSGIVLNVKVDDEVKKGDVLAYVHGNNIEKVNEVKDYLKDIIFIGEKNSKEKKLIYAEVTKNGTRLF, encoded by the coding sequence TTGAGAATGTATGATATTATAAAAAATAAAAGAGATGGCATTGAACTTAGTACAAAAGAAATAAATTTCTTTATTGAGAACTATACTAGTGGAAATATACCAGATTATCAGGCTGCAGCGTTATTAATGGCTATTTACTGTAATAAAATGAATAAAAGAGAAACATTAGATTTAACAAAAGCAATGATTAATTCTGGTGATACTGTTGATTTATCCCATATCAAAGGAATAAAAGTGGACAAACATAGTACAGGTGGAGTTGGAGATAAAACTACAATTGCCCTTGGACCAATGGTAGCTTCGTGTGGTATACCTTTTGTAAAAATGTCTGGTAGAGGATTGGGACATACTGGTGGAACACTTGATAAATTAGAATCAATTAAGGATTTTAAAGTTGAGTTGTCTAGTAAAGATTTTTTTGAAGCTGCTAATAATATAAATATTGCTATTTGTAGCCAAACCGCCAATATTACACCAGCAGATAAAAAACTTTATTCTCTAAGAGATGTTACTGCTACAGTAGAAAACATATCATTAATAGCAGGTAGTATTATGAGTAAAAAATTAGCTATAGGTTCAGATGCAATAGTTTTAGATGTAAAAGTTGGAAGTGGTGCTTTTATGAAAGATTTAGATAGCGCTCTTACATTAGCAAAAGAGATGGTAGACTTAGGAACTGGATTTGGAAGAGAAACGGTTGCTATAGTAACAAATATGGATGAACCTTTAGGTTATGCAGTAGGTAATGCACTAGAAGTAAAAGAAGCAATTGAAACATTAAAGGGAAATGGTCCAAAAGATTTTTATGAGCTATGTTTGAGTTTAGGTACTAAGCTATTGTTATTAGCTAAGAGATGTGAAAATGAATCAGAAGCTCGAGAATTGTTAATCGATACTGTTGATTCAGGAAGAGCTTATAAAAAGTTACTAGAATTTGTAGAAAACCAAGGTGGAGACATTAGTTACATTGAAAATACAAAATTACTTCCTAAAGCGAATTATATAGTAGAAGTTAAAAGTGATACAGATGGTTTTATAAAATCGATGAATGCTGAAAAAGTTGGTGAATGTTCATTGATTTTAGGTGCGGGCAGAGAGACAAAAGAATCAAAAATAGACTTATCCTCAGGAATTGTTTTAAATGTAAAAGTTGATGATGAAGTAAAAAAAGGTGATGTTCTTGCATATGTTCATGGTAACAATATTGAAAAAGTAAATGAAGTAAAAGATTATTTAAAAGACATTATTTTTATAGGGGAAAAAAATAGTAAAGAGAAGAAGCTAATATATGCAGAAGTGACTAAAAATGGAACAAGGCTTTTTTAA
- a CDS encoding NUDIX hydrolase — MNFEEKTMKTERIYEGKILNLRIDTVELPDKKYSKREIVEHPGAVAIVALTDENEIILVKQYRKAVERELLEVPAGKLEIGEEPKETAIRELKEETGFTPKKIEYLLEFYTSPGFSNEKMYLFLASGLVEGEAQPEKDEYIEVKKVKLDDLIDMILKGEIMDSKTIVSAFTVKDYLLNK; from the coding sequence ATGAATTTTGAAGAAAAGACCATGAAGACTGAAAGAATTTATGAAGGTAAAATATTGAACTTAAGAATTGATACAGTAGAATTACCTGACAAGAAATATTCCAAACGTGAAATTGTAGAGCACCCTGGAGCAGTAGCTATAGTTGCACTAACAGATGAGAATGAAATAATATTAGTTAAACAGTATAGAAAGGCAGTTGAAAGAGAATTATTAGAGGTTCCTGCTGGAAAACTAGAAATTGGTGAAGAACCTAAAGAAACTGCTATAAGGGAGTTAAAAGAGGAAACAGGATTTACACCTAAAAAAATAGAATATTTATTAGAATTTTATACTTCTCCAGGTTTTTCTAATGAGAAAATGTATTTGTTTTTAGCAAGTGGATTGGTAGAAGGAGAAGCTCAACCTGAAAAAGATGAATATATTGAAGTAAAAAAAGTAAAATTAGATGATTTAATTGATATGATTCTAAAAGGTGAGATTATGGACAGTAAAACTATAGTAAGTGCTTTTACAGTAAAAGACTATCTATTAAACAAATAA
- a CDS encoding segregation and condensation protein A translates to MDYKIVLETFEGPLDLLLHLIEKAKVDIYDIPISDITDQYMDYLNNMKELDLEIASDFLVMASTLLEIKSKMLLPAKNNENEDRQLEMEEIDPRIELVRRLVEYKKYKKVAEELKIQEINQNKVFYKPKEEFAYTKEEDLELENLNVDELVKVLNKVLSKRDKKSKPINIDEIQRDEITLEECINRIKSELNEKEKILFSSLFDENSSRSEIIGTFLSILELTKSKYIKVKQENNFSDIVIIKI, encoded by the coding sequence ATGGATTATAAAATTGTTTTAGAAACCTTTGAAGGACCTTTAGATTTGCTTTTACATTTAATTGAAAAGGCAAAAGTCGATATATATGATATACCTATTAGTGATATTACCGATCAGTACATGGATTATTTAAATAACATGAAGGAATTAGATTTGGAAATAGCTAGTGATTTTTTAGTGATGGCTTCAACTTTGTTAGAAATAAAATCAAAGATGCTATTGCCAGCAAAAAACAATGAAAATGAAGATAGACAGTTAGAAATGGAAGAAATTGATCCTAGAATTGAATTGGTTAGAAGATTAGTTGAGTATAAAAAATATAAAAAAGTTGCAGAAGAACTAAAAATACAGGAAATAAATCAAAATAAAGTTTTTTACAAACCAAAGGAAGAATTTGCTTATACGAAAGAAGAAGATTTAGAACTAGAGAACCTCAATGTAGATGAATTAGTAAAAGTTTTAAATAAAGTATTATCTAAAAGAGATAAAAAATCTAAACCTATAAATATTGATGAAATACAAAGAGACGAAATAACATTAGAAGAATGCATAAATAGAATTAAGAGTGAATTAAATGAAAAAGAAAAAATTTTGTTTAGTAGTTTATTTGATGAAAATTCTTCTCGTTCTGAAATAATAGGTACATTTTTATCAATTTTAGAATTAACTAAATCAAAATATATAAAGGTAAAACAAGAAAATAACTTTTCTGATATTGTTATTATTAAGATATGA
- the spoIIM gene encoding stage II sporulation protein M, translating to MLYKIRNWIFKHFKDNFTAYFTMCILLVVGIVVGAITIKVLNVEEKNQILSFFNSFFKLLNKEDMNSSLLLKESLIGNMKTILIIWLTGVVIIGIPVIPIIVLLRGFAMGFTVGFLVNEFGLKGFLFSIFALLPQNIFIVPGIISISSIGISYSLNRVKGRKNRVLYKYSLTSFLNYSSIIFLFCILIVVGSLVEAYISPLFMKFIVDYVN from the coding sequence TTGCTATACAAGATAAGAAATTGGATTTTTAAACATTTTAAGGATAATTTCACCGCTTATTTTACGATGTGTATTTTATTGGTTGTTGGAATAGTTGTAGGTGCTATAACTATTAAAGTATTGAATGTAGAAGAAAAAAATCAAATATTGAGTTTCTTTAATTCATTTTTTAAACTACTTAATAAGGAAGATATGAATAGCAGCCTTTTATTAAAAGAGTCATTAATAGGTAATATGAAAACAATTTTAATTATTTGGTTAACTGGTGTTGTTATAATTGGAATACCAGTAATACCTATCATAGTATTGCTAAGAGGATTTGCTATGGGATTTACAGTTGGCTTTTTAGTTAATGAATTTGGATTAAAAGGGTTCTTGTTTTCTATATTTGCATTATTACCCCAAAACATATTTATTGTTCCGGGGATAATATCAATATCTTCTATTGGTATAAGTTACTCATTAAATAGAGTTAAAGGCAGAAAAAATAGAGTTCTATATAAATATTCTTTAACTAGCTTTTTAAACTATTCTAGTATTATATTTTTATTTTGTATACTAATAGTTGTTGGAAGTTTAGTAGAAGCTTATATTTCACCTTTATTTATGAAATTTATTGTTGATTATGTAAATTAA
- a CDS encoding site-2 protease family protein, giving the protein MLYDKLIAIPGLFIAIIFHELAHGYTAYKLGDPTAKQAGRLTLNPIAHMDPIGFLSMLIFRFGWAKPVPINPMYFKRRKLDTILVSIAGPISNFIMAIISGFIVSSGIIRNSIILEILVITLWYNIMLGVFNLLPFPPLDGSKILASLLPTRYEYMFYKYEKPLHLILIILIISNTIDKMLSPLINMSLNLILKIIG; this is encoded by the coding sequence ATGCTATACGATAAACTAATAGCTATACCAGGCTTATTTATTGCAATTATTTTTCATGAACTAGCTCATGGGTATACTGCATACAAATTAGGTGATCCTACTGCAAAACAAGCAGGTAGATTAACATTAAATCCCATTGCACATATGGATCCTATAGGTTTTTTGAGTATGCTTATTTTTAGATTTGGTTGGGCGAAACCTGTACCCATTAATCCCATGTATTTTAAAAGGCGAAAATTAGATACTATATTGGTATCTATTGCAGGGCCTATATCTAACTTCATAATGGCAATAATTTCAGGTTTTATAGTTTCTAGTGGTATAATAAGAAATAGCATAATCTTAGAAATTCTTGTAATTACCTTATGGTATAATATAATGCTTGGGGTATTTAATTTACTACCATTTCCACCATTAGATGGCTCTAAAATACTTGCGAGCTTATTGCCTACAAGGTATGAGTACATGTTTTATAAATACGAAAAACCTCTCCACTTAATATTAATTATTTTAATTATTAGTAACACAATTGATAAAATGTTGAGTCCATTAATAAATATGAGTTTAAATTTAATTCTTAAGATAATTGGTTAG
- a CDS encoding DUF3866 family protein codes for MRKDDSTTWVQVDIDGKLAKAVNYNDLTGSINVNDNIILNTTAVDLSLGTGGYHFVIFNYSNESRRIHGNGHIMKLRYTPYQIKCLTAEEEASPYHDLFNEFEDLNKKVFIVGTLHSMLAPLASMIKWLNPELKINYLMTDGGALPLQFSNTVKELKEKNIIDKTITIGHAFGGDIECVNIYTGLIAAKEILDSDITIIAMGPGIVGTGTKFGFSGVEQGNIIDAVNNLNGTPFIVPRISFKDSRERHRGISHHTLTVLTKICNTNGKLIIPKLSDDKDQFIDKQLVDNKLLDRYEIIRESGIDIVEALKYFNLSITTMGRGIKEDIDYFITLGAVSRGVVRHLNEGEEY; via the coding sequence TTGAGAAAAGACGATAGTACAACCTGGGTTCAGGTAGATATAGATGGAAAATTAGCCAAAGCTGTAAACTATAATGATCTAACTGGAAGTATAAATGTAAATGATAATATAATATTAAATACTACTGCTGTAGATTTGTCTTTAGGTACTGGAGGTTATCATTTTGTTATATTTAATTATTCAAATGAATCAAGAAGAATTCATGGTAATGGTCATATAATGAAACTTAGATATACTCCTTACCAAATAAAATGTCTTACTGCTGAAGAAGAAGCAAGTCCATATCATGATTTATTTAATGAATTTGAGGATTTAAATAAAAAAGTATTTATAGTAGGAACATTACATAGCATGTTAGCACCATTAGCTAGTATGATTAAATGGTTGAATCCTGAGTTAAAAATTAATTATTTGATGACAGATGGTGGAGCATTACCACTACAATTTAGCAATACTGTTAAGGAGCTCAAAGAAAAGAATATAATTGATAAAACTATTACAATAGGTCATGCTTTCGGTGGTGATATAGAATGTGTTAATATCTATACTGGACTTATTGCTGCAAAGGAAATATTAGATAGTGATATAACTATTATTGCTATGGGGCCTGGAATAGTAGGAACTGGGACCAAATTTGGGTTTAGTGGTGTTGAACAGGGTAATATAATAGATGCGGTTAATAATTTAAACGGAACGCCTTTTATTGTTCCTAGGATTAGTTTTAAAGATAGTAGAGAAAGACATAGAGGAATAAGTCATCATACATTAACTGTATTAACAAAGATATGTAATACAAATGGGAAACTTATTATACCTAAATTAAGTGATGATAAAGATCAATTTATAGATAAACAGTTAGTAGACAATAAATTATTAGATAGATATGAGATAATAAGAGAGAGTGGAATAGACATAGTTGAAGCATTAAAATATTTTAATTTAAGTATTACAACTATGGGAAGAGGTATAAAAGAAGACATAGATTATTTTATTACATTGGGAGCTGTTAGCAGGGGTGTGGTAAGGCATCTTAATGAAGGAGAGGAGTATTAA